The Daphnia magna isolate NIES linkage group LG3, ASM2063170v1.1, whole genome shotgun sequence genomic interval TCAGAGAATAttcgtttttaaaatggcAAGTTTTCCTCAAAGACAAATGCAAGATGAAATGGAAAGGTATGATTTTAACCATAAAATCAAATTCTATACCAGTCAACTAGAGTGATTTGTTCTTTCACAGGTTTGAAGCAGAAATCTCTAACTCAACATCCAAACCTAGCATTCCCCCTCTTTTAAAACCAAACATGGTACGACCCGCTTCTGGTACACCTGGAGCATTTCAGCAAAAATTCCAACCACCCACACATTTTTTGCCAACCCAACTTCAAAGGGCTGGAGTTAGACCAGCTGCGCCAGCTTCTTCATCTCAAACGTTTTCCTCTACCACATCAGTACAACCTCCAAGCCAGGCTTCTAGTGTTGGAACAGCCATTATCAGTAACAAACCTGTTCTTTACCTTCCTGATAAAGAAGCTAAATCGACATCTGCAACTCCAAATACTGCTGCAAGTTTGACTAAAGCCCCACAACCAGCCAAAAAACAGAAAGTTGAGGCTAAATCCCCTACTAAAGTTGCACCAAGTTCTTCGGTAGGCACTTAACATCTTAAATGCAGAGATTAGGCAgtataaacatttttttttagggtgGTCCATCTATTTTGAGGGCTCCATCCTCTACAGTTGGTTCAGCCACTGTTAAAGCTGGGACTGAGGAGCCCAAagtacaaaaaatgaagaaacccAAAAAATTTGTAAGAGCAGCTGGTGGCACTGTTTGGCAAGATGACTCCCTTCTTGAGTGGGATCCAAGTATGATCCATTTTTTATCCATGTTTTTGTTCCTTCAATCGTCTTATAATGCAATATTTGTTTCCTTTCCAGACGATTACAGAATCTTTTGCGGAGATCTCGGAAATGATGTGACTGATGAAGTATTAGCTCGCGTTTTCGGAAAATTCCCATCTTTTCAAAAAGCTAAAGTGATCAGAGATGCCCGttccaacaaaacaaaaggcttCGGCTTCGTTAGCTTCAAAGATCCGACGGATTTCACGCGAGCCATGAGAGAAATCAACGGTAAGTCTCTCTCAAATTATCATAAACATTTGCGCTATTGTGGAGAATGTCAGGAATATCCACCCAACTTTATTATTTCTGCCATCATTGGATTTTTGTGAAATGTGTGTAGCAATCATCAGTCAATTGTGTGTagtgcaaaaacaaaaaaagcaataTGGCGCTTTAAAAATCGTCATTCTTGGTTTCGATTTGGTCGAAGTCCGGCTCGTTGAAATCGTTATCGACTTGATAA includes:
- the LOC116918533 gene encoding RNA-binding protein 42 codes for the protein MASFPQRQMQDEMERFEAEISNSTSKPSIPPLLKPNMVRPASGTPGAFQQKFQPPTHFLPTQLQRAGVRPAAPASSSQTFSSTTSVQPPSQASSVGTAIISNKPVLYLPDKEAKSTSATPNTAASLTKAPQPAKKQKVEAKSPTKVAPSSSGGPSILRAPSSTVGSATVKAGTEEPKVQKMKKPKKFVRAAGGTVWQDDSLLEWDPNDYRIFCGDLGNDVTDEVLARVFGKFPSFQKAKVIRDARSNKTKGFGFVSFKDPTDFTRAMREINGKYVGSRPIKLRKSNWKNRNIDEVKKRQKEKDVLLGKRR